The genomic interval CTTTGTTCATGGGTTGGTTATTCAAGTTGCTAGTGATTAATTTTGAAGTATTTTCTCGACTTTGAGGTGGGTTTGCGATCGCAATTTTTGTAAAACAGACGCAACTGGGGCTGAATATGGGGGAATGGTGCGTTAGGTTATGACTTTTCTTAAATGTCGCAGGCTATACGCACCCTACGAATAGTAAGCCTGTTTTGGTAACGATCGCTAATTTTAACGCAATGATGCTCTGTCTAATGGTAGAATGAAAGATCCTTGCTGCTAGAGGGTAATGACCAAAAGCGGCCTTGTTGTCCAAAAGGGGAGAACTGATGAATAGCTACGAAATGATGTATATTTTGCGTCCTGATTTATTAGATGAGCAAGTAAATCAGACGGTAGAAAAGTATCAGAATATGCTGCGGGATCAAGGTGCTCAAGATATCAACGTTCAACTGCGTGGTAAACATCGTTTAGCTTACGAAATTAACAGACAACGCGATGGTATCTATGTGCAAATGAATTACCAAGCTAAAGGTAATGTTGTTGCTCCCCTAGAAAGAGCGATGCGCTTGAGTGAAGAAGTAATTCGTTACCTGACAATTAGACTGGAAGATGTTTCCCCCAAAGCGGAAGCGGAAGAAGAACCAGCTGAAGCTACTGCTTAGATTTATGATTTGAAGAGACGTTTCAAAAATCGTCTCTTCAATCCTAACTATTCAAGAATTTTAACTATACCCTGCCTATCCTCGAATAACCGTGATAAAATGTCGCTTGCACAGACCAAAAACGGCAAGTTGGCGAAATCTTCGAGGAGTTGTGAGCCATTGTGAGCCAAATCGACACCCCATATCAATCCCTACAAACTGAAGTTTCTCATCTTCGTGAGGAATTACAGTTGAGAGATCAACTGGTTCAACAGTTGTCTCAAGAACTGTTCCGGTTAGTCAAAGGAAATACTACGTTCCTACCCGCGCCGGAATTATCCCAACAGCATCAAGCTCAAATGCAGGCGATGCAAGAGCAACTGCAAGGGGTAGAACAACAAGTGAAGTTCTACCAAGAGCAGATTTCCGATCGAGATGCTGAAATTTACCACCTGCGTCAGTCTGTTCAAGAATTAACCGATCGTAGTCGAATGTTAGAACAGGTTGTACAGGAATTACCGCAAATTTATCGCCAAAAATTTACCGAACGCCTTGCACCAATTAAAGAAAAGGTGTCAATGCTGCAACGGGAAAATCGTCAGCTTCATGCAGAACTGCAAAGTCTAACTTATCGTTTGGCAATTAAAAGTCGGACTCCTAATGCTCGACTTGATTTGCCTAGCTTTCCGAAAGTCGGTGGCGCTAGAGTTAGTCTTCCTGGTTTTGGTAATGCTTGAGGTTTGGATCGTAGTTGATGGGGAGGTGAATGCTGCTGGCGAATTAGTGGCTGCATCTCCCGCAACTGCAACAATGGTGGCGGCTTTGCAGAAAGCTATTGCACAAAATGACGCAACTATAAAATTATTAGGAAAATCAGATTTAAATTCGCTCAATCTGCCAAAAGATGTGGTATTTTGTCCTTTAACTTTGCATATTCCTCGTAATTTTGATTTTCCCCAAAAAGCAATATTTAAAGCTTGTGAGAATGTAGAATTTCTTCGTTATTTAATATCAGAAAAGTTTGGTTATATTACAAGACCCGGTAACTTTTGGTTGCCAGTAGTTTTAACGCAGAAAGGGCCGATTTATGCGGAAGCGATCGCTTCAACAAGCCAATTAACTACAGAATTATTATCGGAAGATTTAGTTTATTCTCAACCAGTGCATTTTTCGGATGCAATGCGTCAGCAAATTTATGAAATGGCGTACAACATACTTAAATTTCTGAACGCTTCACCAGCAACTTATTTAATGCAATTTGGTTTTATCGATCGAGAAATTTGGTTCGATCGCATTTTTCCTTTTCCCGCTGCACCTGCGATCGCCAGTATTAACACCCAAACCCCCGACTTATTCACCTGTCATTGGTACTGCTTAACCAATCAACCAATTCTCGACCTAACTATCTAGTTGAAAATCTATACCAACCGTCAAGGCGATTAAAACAGGGTAAATTGCTCAACCGCTTGTTATTTCGGGCTTTTTCCCTTTTTCCTTCTGCCTTCTGCCTTTTGCCTTCTGCCTTCTACGATAAAATCGATTGACACTATTGCAGAACTTAAGTCAAGATCGGGGTGAGTGTTAACCTTTGTTAAGGCTGTAGCAAATGTCATTAGAAATGGTTTCACTGGAGAACATCCAGGAACTTGCGGGTCAATACGGTTACTGGGCGGTATTCATTGGTATTTTATTAGAAAACTTGGGAATTCCGCTGCCTGGTGAAACTATCACCTTAGCGGGGGGGTTTTTAGCTGGTAGCGGCGAACTGAATTATTGGTTTGTTTTAGGTAGTGCGATCGCAGGCGCAGTTTTAGGCGGTAACTTTGGTTATTTAATCGGTAGATATGGCGGTTGGGCGTTGCTTTTAACGATCGGAAAAATTCTTCGCATCCCCGAAGTAAAAATTCTCGAACTAAAGCAGCAATTTAGCGAAAACGCAGGTAAAACCGTCTTTATTGGTAGATTCATTGCTTTATTGCGGATTTTCGCCAGTCCCTTAGCTGGAATAGTGGAAATGCCATACTGGAAATTTATGGCTTACAACATTGCAGGCGCAACAGTTTGGGGCACAGTCATGGTAAGTCTGTCCTTTTTCGCCGGAAAAGTTGTACCTTTAGAACAACTAGTAGCTTGGGCAGCCCAATTTGCAGTCTTAGCATTATTAATAGTAGCCGCTTGGATTTTTGTTCCCTTTCTCTTGGAATTACGCCAAACTAAAGAATCATAAATCAATTTCTAGCAAAAATAGAGAGAGAGGAACAAGCTTATTTTCCGCTCTCTATTTTTTTGCCTGTGCGTTAATATTCGATCGAGTGAGGAAAGAAGGTAATCAATGCGAAAACTAATATATTACGTAGCTTGCAGTATTGATGGCTTTATTGCACATAAAGATGGTTCTATAGATGGTTTTCTTCCCGAAGGAGAACACATTACGGATTATCTAGAATCTTTGAAGTCTTTTGATGTAGTGTTGATGGGTCGCAAAACTTATGAGTTTGGATTTCAGTTTGGGGTGACTAATCCTTATCCGACGATGAAACAGTATGTGTTCTCCCGCACGATGAAAGAAAGTCCCGATCGTAATGTGGAACTTGTCTCGGAGAACGTAATTGAATTCGTAAAACACTTAAAAAATGAAACAGGTAATGATATCTACCTGTGCGGTGGGGCGAACTTAGCCACTACACTTTTTAACGCGAAATTGATCGATCGCATCATCGTCAAGCTGAATCCATTCCTCATGGGTGCAGGGATTCCGCTTTTCTCCGGCGCGATCGAGCAAACTGCTTTAGAACTCATCGATAGCCAGAAGTATGAAAATGGCGTTCTATTCCTTAATTACCAGGTAAAAGGTTGATTGCACAAGCTTTATTGTCCTAGCAGCATAACTTTCTGTGCATAGATTTAACTCAATGGTTATCCAAAAAAAAATTGATTTGCCTCTAACTTATGAGCATGGGAGAATATGCACAGGGTAAATAAATTACCTAACTTTCAATAAATTCATCAAAAATAGTTTGGTAAACCAGGCAAGATAGATAACTTGCTAAGCATTATTTGTGGGATTGCTGCTGATACACAACAGCTAGTTAGCAATCCTCAATAATGCTATTTTTACACACTAATAAATTAGAAATAAATTAAATTAACATCGTTTCTTATTCAGGAAACGATGAATTTTTTATTGTTTAGAAAACTAGCAAATCCACTTAAATAAGTAATTTATATAAACCGAATAAAGCAATTTTGTATCAGTAAAACTAGAGGGTTGCAATCAATAAGTTTGATTTTAGATTTATTTAATCCCGTGATATAGTGTTTACAACACAAATTCAACCACTTAAATAAAGGAGTTAACCGGAAAAACAAATAGCGAAAAGTTAGGAAAATGTCTAAAAACTTTGGATGTAATCAAAGAAAGACTTTTTTATAACTTAGTAGCGACGGTATCTCCTTTAAATAATCAAAATCGCTCAAGGATTGATTGCACAGAAAACATAATGTTTTCTGCAAGATTCTTACGACTGTAAACAGATTTTGCCAACCCAAAATTAAAGCTCTGCTGCTGGAGGATGTTATGGAACAGTTTTCTAGTCCGGTTTCTAGACGGAAATTTCTACTAACTGCTGGGATGACCGCTGCTAGTTCAATATTATTAAAAGGTTGCTTGGGGAATCCTCCTGAACCAGGCAATCAAGCTAATAATACTGCACCAGCAAATAACGCTGGAACCACAGCAGTTCCCGTCGCCAATGTGAGTACTGGTGCGCCGCCAGAAACAGCTACTGCCAAGATTGGATATATTCCAATTGTGGAAGCAGCCCCCCTAATTATTGCCAAAGAAAAAGGCTTTTTTGCACGGCATGGCATGAATAATGTAGAAATATCAAAACAAGCCAACTGGGGGGCGGCGAGAGATAACGTAGAAATTGGTTCTGCGGGTGGTGGAATTGATGGCGGACAGTGGCAAATGCCGATGCCCTATTTAATTTCCGAAGGTAAGATTACCAAAGGAAGTCAAAAAATTCCCATGTACATTTTGTGTCAATTAAACACACAAGGAAATGGGATTGCGATCGCCGCACAGCACAAAGGAAAAGGAATCGACCTGAAACTGTCCCAAGGCAAATCTTTAATGGGGGGATTAAAAACCCAAGGCAAAACTTTTACAGCTGCCCATACATTTCCCGGAGTTAACCAAGATTTTTGGATTCGTTATTGGTTAGCAGCTGGAGGTATCGATCCCGACACAGAAATTAAACTACTAACAGTTCCCGCCGCCCAAACCGTTGCCAACATGAAAACAGGCACAATGGATGCGTTTAGTACAGGCGATCCTTGGCCTTACAGAATTGTGGCAGATCGGATTGGATATTTGGCAGCTTTAACCGCAGATATCTGGAAAAATCACCCCGAAGAATACTTAGCAATGCGGGCAGATTGGGTAGACAAAAATCCTAACGCCACCAAAGCAATTTTAAAAGCAGTAATGGAAGCGCAACAATGGTGCGATGATTTTAATAACCGGGCAGAAATGGCGCGGATTCTGTCAGCCCGTGAATATTTCAACGTTCCAGAAAGAGTGCTTTTAGACCCATTTATGGGCAAATATGACATGGGTGATGGTCGAATTGTTGATGACAAATCGATGGCTGCTTTGTACTGGAAAGATGAAAAAGGTAGTGTGTCTTATCCCTACAAAAGTCACGACCTTTGGTTCTTAACAGAAAGCGTGCGTTGGGGTTATTTACCTCCAGAGACTTTAACTAATGCCAAAACACTGATTGATAAAGTCAATCGGGAAGATATTTGGCGTGAAGCAGCTAAGGAGTTGAATGTTGCTGCTGCTGATATTCCCACCAGCACTTCTCGCGGTGTGGAAACATTTTTCGATGGCATTACTTTTGACCCAGAAAATCCCAAAGCTTATCTACAAAGCTTGAAGATTAAGAAGGTTAATATCTAAGTTTTCGGTAATGGGTAGTCGGTAATTGATAATTGACAGATTGTTTTGATTACTACCCATTAAAAGTTGTCCCACAAGTAAAACTGGAAAGTTTTTCCACACAGTATAAGGAACCCTAACAAATGACTACATTGCAAAGAAGAACCGTTAAAACGGCTCAAAATCCTTGGATGGCTAAGCTCCAAAAGACGTTGCCAGATATTATTCCTCCAGCGATCGCAATTTTAATTTTCCTGGCTATTTGGCAAATCTTTTCTTGGTTTCCTGGTGCAACTCTTCCTGGGCCAATTCAAGTTGTCCAAGATACTTGGATTCTGATTTGGTGGCCTTTCTACCGCAAAAGTGAAACAGACGTTGGGTTATTTTGGCAGATTTTTGCCAGCTTACAACGGGTAGCGATCGGTTACTTTTTCGCGGCAGTTGTGGGAATTGCTTTAGGCATTTTGGTTGGGACTAATCAAATGA from Phormidium ambiguum IAM M-71 carries:
- a CDS encoding CmpA/NrtA family ABC transporter substrate-binding protein, with the translated sequence MEQFSSPVSRRKFLLTAGMTAASSILLKGCLGNPPEPGNQANNTAPANNAGTTAVPVANVSTGAPPETATAKIGYIPIVEAAPLIIAKEKGFFARHGMNNVEISKQANWGAARDNVEIGSAGGGIDGGQWQMPMPYLISEGKITKGSQKIPMYILCQLNTQGNGIAIAAQHKGKGIDLKLSQGKSLMGGLKTQGKTFTAAHTFPGVNQDFWIRYWLAAGGIDPDTEIKLLTVPAAQTVANMKTGTMDAFSTGDPWPYRIVADRIGYLAALTADIWKNHPEEYLAMRADWVDKNPNATKAILKAVMEAQQWCDDFNNRAEMARILSAREYFNVPERVLLDPFMGKYDMGDGRIVDDKSMAALYWKDEKGSVSYPYKSHDLWFLTESVRWGYLPPETLTNAKTLIDKVNREDIWREAAKELNVAAADIPTSTSRGVETFFDGITFDPENPKAYLQSLKIKKVNI
- the rpsF gene encoding 30S ribosomal protein S6 codes for the protein MNSYEMMYILRPDLLDEQVNQTVEKYQNMLRDQGAQDINVQLRGKHRLAYEINRQRDGIYVQMNYQAKGNVVAPLERAMRLSEEVIRYLTIRLEDVSPKAEAEEEPAEATA
- a CDS encoding DedA family protein codes for the protein MSLEMVSLENIQELAGQYGYWAVFIGILLENLGIPLPGETITLAGGFLAGSGELNYWFVLGSAIAGAVLGGNFGYLIGRYGGWALLLTIGKILRIPEVKILELKQQFSENAGKTVFIGRFIALLRIFASPLAGIVEMPYWKFMAYNIAGATVWGTVMVSLSFFAGKVVPLEQLVAWAAQFAVLALLIVAAWIFVPFLLELRQTKES
- a CDS encoding dihydrofolate reductase family protein gives rise to the protein MRKLIYYVACSIDGFIAHKDGSIDGFLPEGEHITDYLESLKSFDVVLMGRKTYEFGFQFGVTNPYPTMKQYVFSRTMKESPDRNVELVSENVIEFVKHLKNETGNDIYLCGGANLATTLFNAKLIDRIIVKLNPFLMGAGIPLFSGAIEQTALELIDSQKYENGVLFLNYQVKG